TTTTTATTTCATTCGGAAGATAATATCGCCATAAAACGCAACGGACGACTCTTTGGTGTTGTCCGAATCCGTCATGATCGCCACACCGGATATGTGTGGCGGTTCCTCGCCGAAAGCTTTTTTGTAGTCTTCATAGACATTGCGCGCTTCTTCAACCCAATTGTTGAGTTTTTGTGTACCGCTTTGCACCACTATCATCATGGTCCGGTCGGTATAGGGATTGGGAACGATGGTTCCTTCAGGGGCTTTGCTGGCCCAGATGTAATTAAGGGCTGCAATGGGGGGATATTCGCCGTATAATGTTTTGGCGGTTTCGTATTTCAGCTTTTCGAAGAATCCCAGGTTGCCGGGCTCATATTTGAACGTAATGTATATCCGGGCCGGGTAGTCATCCCCTTCCTTTTTGGTCACATCTCCTTTTTCATAAATCTTAGTCACTTTCCAGCGCCACGTGAGCACCGGATATAGTTTGGGGTCGATTTCGATTTTGCGGATAAGTCCTGAAGCTGAAGCGTTACTGGTCGCTTTGACGACCGTAACACCATTGTCCTCAACTAGATTGTAGCTGGTGTGTTGTTTGATCTTTTTGAACGTAAGCGGCTTCCAAACGGAAAACAAATCCATGCCGGCATTTGCCGTCGAGAATTTACCAACCTCAATAATATCGGTAGCTTGAGCTCTTAGAAGGGAAAATCCGGCGAGCAGAAGCAAGCAAGCTATTCCTGTTGAAAGCAGGATCATTCTTTTCTTGTCTCGAACGAGCGGGTAGATCTCCGTTTTGCGAGTATTTGGTCGAAGTTCATGATAATTGTTTAACACTATATTTCTTGATCCTGTTTCCGTCTTTTTCTTCGACGGTGATTTCATATGATCCGATGGTAATTTTTTCCTTTTCCTCGGGAATCCTTCCGATGGTATACAGAACGTATCCGGAAAATGTATCGTATTCCTTTTCCTCGGGAATATTCATTCCGAGGGCTTCGTTGACATCATCAATGTCGGATTTTCCAGGCACGGTCCATTCCCTGTTCCGGCGCTCGACAATATACGGCTCTTCTTTGTCGGATTCGTCCCGGATTTCTCCGACAATCTCTTCAAGGGCGTCTTCGAGCGTTATCAGGCCGGATACACCGCCGTGCTCATCCACTACGATCCCCATATGATGTTTCCTTTTCTTGAATTGATGCAGCAGTTTATCCAGTTTCTTGTTTTCAGGCACAAAATAGGGTTTTGTCATGATCTGGCGGATGTTTATCTCCTGGCCTGAAGTTGCCTGACGCAAAAAGAGATCCTTGATGTTGATAATACCGATGACATTATCAATGTTGCCCTCGATTATGGGAATTCTTGTAAAACCCGATTCGACGAGTTCATTCAACCTTAGCGGTTCATTGACTTCAAGAACAAACATATCCGCCCGGGGAGTCATTATCTCCGAGGCGTTGGTGTCGTCAAATTCGAATATCTTGTGAATGAGGTTTTTTTCCTCCTCTTTGATCTCACCTTCCTCTTCAACGACTTCCAAAAATGTCATTAATTCTTCTTCAGTTACCGCCGGCGTCTTCTTGATCTTGCCGGTCAGTTTGGGAATAAAGTTTAGAAAAATTACAGCAGGATACAGCAAAATTGAAAGCCAGTAGATCGGATAGATGATGATGGTGGCGATCAAGACGTTATTGCGCGTGGCAACCGATTTCGGCAGCACCTCGCCAAAAACCAGAATGAGAAACGTCATGATTCCGGTGGCAACGCCCACGGCATGGTTCGGGAAAATATTAATGGCAACGGTGGTTGCCAGAGCCGCTGCCGCCACGTTGACGACATTGTTGCCGATAAGGACGGTGGCAAGGAGCCGGTGGGGATCGTCTTTCATCTTTTTGATCAGTTGATAGGTTTTACCTTTTTTTTTGGCCAAATGTCTGGCCTTGGTCTTACTGATTGAAAACAAGGCGGTTTCAGCGGATGAGAAAAAACCCGAAAGGACTAGCAGGGCCAGCAGAGCAACAACCTGATTCACCATAATAAATTTATGCCTGGTTCAATACGGACACCTTGAAGGTGCAAGGTCAAATCTACAGGGATCTTCAATCCTGAAAAGAAACTTGAAAAAGGAATAAGAATAATGCTTATGATGGTTTTAAACAGAAGCGAAGGTTCCAATCTCCGTCGGTTCCTTGTGCAAAATCGATGGTACCGTGCAATTTGGCGAAAACTAAGTAAACAATATATATAAGATTTCAATATTTGCAAGTATATTATGCATAAAACAGCTGATATAAACGAATACATCCAATCACTTTTGTCTTCAAAACGCCTGGGGAGCCAAGTGGTTCATCATGCGGTGCTGCCTGCAAAAGCTCCAAAGTTAAAGCAACCCGACAGGTCGTGCTCCGGGAAGCTTCAGAAGATTATCCGAACCGCCGGGATCAATGATCTTTACCGTCACCAGGCAGAGGCTGTCGATTATATAAAGTCAGGCCGTCATCTGGTGGTGGCAACGCCAACGGCAAGCGGCAAAACCCTGATCTATAATATCCCTGTTCTGGAGAACATATTGCGTAATTCTGCTGCCAAGGCTCTCTACATATTCCCTTTAAAGGCCCTTGCCCAGGATCAACTGCGGACGTTTGAAGCATTATCTGCATGCTGCCGGGAAATACATCCTACCGCAGCGATATATGACGGCGATACGTCCGCCTGGCGTCGCAAGCGTCTCCGGGAAGCCCCTCCAAATGTCCTGCTGACCAACCCTGAAATGATCCATCTTTCGCTTCTGCCGCATCACCGGCTATGGGCAGCTTTTTTTTCCGATCTTGAGATCGTGGTCATCGATGAAGTTCACACCTACCGGGGAGTCATGGGGTCCCACATGGCCCAGGTTTTCAGACGGCTGCAACGAATCTGCTCCTATTACGGTGCTGCGCCGACATTTGTTTTTTGTTCGGCCACCGTATCCAATCCAGGCCAGCTCGCCGAACAGCTTACAGGCCTTGAAGTTCACACCATCACTGAAAGCGGTGCCCCTCGGGGCGGCAAGCATCTTGTTTTTGTCAACCCGGATCAAAGCCCGGCTCAGACGGCGATCCTTCTGCTCAAAGCAGCGCTGCACCGGAGCCTGCGAACCATTGTATACACCCAATCCCGCAAGCTTGCCGAACTGATTGCCATCTGGGCCGGCAGCCAGTCAGGTTCCTTTGCAAACCGCATCAGCGCGTATCGGGCCGGTTTCCTTCCAAATGAGCGCCGGGAGATCGAGATGCGACTTGCTCAGGGCGACCTTTTGGCGGTCATATCGACCAGCGCCCTTGAGCTGGGGATCGATATCGGTGATCTGGATCTGTGCCTTTTGGTAGGGTATCCGGGGTCGGTGGTGGCGACCTGGCAGCGAGGCGGCAGGGTAGGCCGCAGCGGTCAGGTTTCCGCATTGATTCTGATTGCAGGTGAAGACGCACTGGATCAGTATTTCATGCGAAATCCCGATGAGCTGATCAAACGCGAGCCGGAAGCAGCGGTGGTTAATCCGTACAATCCTGAAATTCTGGCCAGGCACCTGACATGCGCTGCTGCGGAGCTGCCGCTCAAGACGGACGAACCCTTGATGTCCGCCGGGCCTGTCAAAACATCGGTCCTGGGCCTGGAAGCAAACGGTGAGCTTTTAAGAAGCGCGGACGGAAAAGAACTCTATTCAAGCCGGCGCGCCCCTCATCGTCATGTCGATTTAAGAGGTGTCGGCAGCCGCTTTCAGATTGCCTGCAACCAGACCGGGGAGAGCAGGGGAGAAATCGATGGTTTCAGGGCCTTTAAGGAAACGCACCCCGGTGCCGTTTACCTTCATAAAGGGGATACATTCCTGGTCAATGCCCTTGACCTGGATACGGCTACCGTCAAAGTCACCCAGGCCCGGGTCGATTATTACACCCGGGTAAGATCCCATAAACATACTGAAATTATAGAGGTATTTGCAGAAAAGCCCGTCCGGGGTACAACGGTTTCTTCAGGACGACTTAAAGTGACCGACCAGGTCAGCGGCTATGAAAAATGGCAGATCCATACCAAGAGAAAATTAAGCATCATTCCTTTGGATCTTCCTCCCCTGATTTTTGAAACCGAGGGACTTTGGTTTAAGATTCCGTTGGAAATTCAAAGGGAAACGGAATCAAGACAGCTCCATTTTATGGGAGGCATTCATGCCATTGAACATGCCGCCATCGGCATATTTCCCTTGCTGGTAATGGCGGACCGCAATGATCTTGGCGGAATTTCCACCACCTTTCATCCTCAGACCGGCAGTGCGGCGGTATTTATCTACGATGGTGTTCCCGGCGGAGCAGGGCTGAGCAGACAGGCGTTTGGACGTGCCCAACAGCTTTTGACAAATACTTACGATGTTATTGACGCCTGCAACTGTGAATACGGTTGTCCTTCCTGTGTGCATTCACCCAAATGCGGCTCCGGAAACCGGCCGATTGATAAAGCGGCTGCACGGTTTATCCTTGAGCGCCTGAAAAGGGGGGGCCGGGTTCCTGTGGCCGTCCAGCAGCCGAAGGAAGTTCACGACAGAACCGAAGGCCCTTTTGTTCCTGTTCAAACGGATCGCCTTGCAGCGGCCGGCACCAGGCATTTGGGCCGGATGAAGCTCAGGCTGCGGAAAAGGACGGCCGTAAGAATTGAACGGCCAAGGGCCGAAGACCGGGCCGAGCAGAACCGGCACTACGGGGTTATTGACATCGAAACGCAGCGTTCGGCTGAGGATGTCGGCGGGTGGCACCGCGCCGACCTCATGGGGATCAGTTGTGCCGTGCTTTACGATTCAAAGGAAAATGAGTTTCTTGAATTTCTGGAGAATCAAGTGTCTCAACTAATTGAGCGTCTCCAGCAGTTTGAAGTGGTTGTCGGATTCAATATCAAGCGGTTTGATTACCGCGTGCTCTCCGCTTATTCAAATTTTGATTTTAAGGCACTACCCACCCTGGATATCCTTGAGGAGATCCACAAGCGTCTGGGTTACAGGCTTTCGCTGGAACATCTTGCCAGGATAACATTGGACGTCAAAAAGACGGCTGATGGTCTTCAAGCCCTGCGCTGGTGGAAACAGGGGCGTATCCGTGAGATTGTCGATTACTGCAAAAATGATGTTGCAATTACAAGGGATCTATTTTTATATGGAAAGAAGCACGGATATCTGCTTTTTCAAAACAAAGCCGGGAATACGGTTCGCCTCCCGGTTGACTGGTAATCAGTGTACCCTGCCACAACATTTTTCTTCACAACCGGTAACCGTATATTTGCCAGTCCGGATATTTCACGCGCCTGATGCGTTCATTTGCAAGGCACTCAGGGGCGCCGCCGTAGTTTCCTACTGCAACCCCCTGATAACACGGCAAATGAGCGCATCAGGCAGCGCCCAAAGGGTGAAAATTGTTCAGCTTAAAAAGAAAAAGTTTATAGTACAAATTGTAACTTTAGATTTACAGCTATTATTCGATTTAACTTATTGGATTTTTTATAAAACTTAAGTTTGCTGAAAAATTTTCATGAAAATATTCGGGATAGAGCGGGAATCGGTACTATTTTGAAATGAATTTTATTGTATGCGATTTTTGATGTTGTCATAATTAAAACAAGAAAGGTGACATTGCCGATGGAAACATACTATAAACCGGAGGATCTGCCGAAATTTGAAGAGATCGGAAAAGAAGCACCGGATTTGGCCAAAAAGTTCTTTGAGTATTATGGCGCCGTATTCGCCGAAGGCGAACTCACCGAAAGAGAAAAATCCCTTATCGCTCTGGCCGTTGCCCACGCGATACAGTGTCCATACTGCATTGACGCATATACACAGGCGTGTCTGGAAAAAGGCTCCAGCATGGCGGAAATGACCGAAGCGATCCACGTTGTAACGGCTATCCGCGGGGGGGCTTCGCTTGTTCACGGGATTCAGATGCGCAATATCGCTGAAAAACTATCCATGTAAAGAGAATAATAACAATAGAGTATACAATGCTTGAAGGTCAATTAGAAACCAAGAGCGCAATGGCCGAAAATCAAACCGCAGGGGGTTTCGAACCGTTCGGCCAGATGCTTTGCGTGTACGGACTCCAGCTGCGAAGGGACCAGACGCATACCCTGCAGGTTAATGTCGGTTTGCTGTGCAATCAGACCTGCCGCCACTGCCATTTGAACGCCGGGCCTGCTCGTTTCGAGAACATGGGGGTCGACACCTTGGATGAAGTGGTCGCTTATGCGCAAAGAAGCCGATTCGAGACCATCGACATTACCGGCGGTGCTCCTGAACTGAACCCGCATATTATACGGATCGTCGAAATGCTTGCGGCGGCAGCACCGAGACTGATGTTCCGAACGAACTTGTCGGCCTTAAATGACGGCAAAAGGGGCGACTTGATGGAATTGTTAAAAAAGCTCCGAGCGGTGATCATTGCTTCTTTCCCGGCTTTAAATGTGTCCCAGACGGATTCGCAGCGGGGCGACGGGATGTTCCGGATCGGCATCGATGAGCTCAGGAAGTTAAATGCTCTGGGCTACGGGCATTCCGGTTCCGGCCTGGAACTCAATTTGGTATCCAATCCCACCGGGGCGTTTCTGCCGCCCTCGCAAGCCCAGACCGAAAAGAGATTTCGCCGGGTTCTATCCGATAAATATGGAATTGTTTTCAACAGCCTGTTTAATTTTGCCAATGTACCGCTAGGCAGATTTCGTCGGTGGCTCGTGCAGTCTGGCAACTTTCAGCAATATATTCAAAAGCTTGCTTCCAGTTTCAACCCCTGTGCGCTGACTGGGGTCATGTGCCGCACCCTGGTTTCGGTTTCCTGGGACGGATATCTTTTTGATTGTGATTTTAATCTTGCCGCCGCTTTGCCTATGGGAAGACGGAAAGTACACGTTTCCGAGATGCCGGGCCCTCCGGAAGAGGGCAGTCCGATTGCCTTCGCCGATCATTGTTATACCTGTACCGCCGGTTCAGGCTTTACCTGAGGCGGGTCGATTCAAACCTGAGTTCAGGTTCAGCAGATTTAACCCTAACGTTGCATAATCAACATGGCAAAGAGTGATTAACAATTCGATATCCGGATTTAAAAAGGATCGCTGTAAAGCAGCCATTTCAAGTGGCGAACCAAAGCCGGGTCATCTAACCTCGTATTCTTTATCAGCGGGGATGTTATGAAAAGACAGGAATTTATCCGACAGATTAAGGTAAATAACAGGCAATACGATATTTCAGACATTACCCTGCTTCAGGAAAAAGGTATCGCGAATATAAATAACCTGCCGTTTTCGATCAGAATTCTTGTTGAAAATCTGTTAAGGAAACTGGATGGCCGGATTGTCAGGCAAGAGGATGTGCTCAAAATCGCCCGGTGGGAAAAGCGCTATGAAGAGCCGGTGGAAATACCTTACCATCCGGCCCGGGTCCTGATGCAGGATTTTACCGGTGTTCCGGCAGTGGTGGACCTTGCCGCCATGCGGGATGCTGTTCAAGATCTCGGCGAAGATCCGATGAAAATCAACCCGCTTGTGCCGGTCGATTTGATCGTCGATCACTCCGTACAGGTCGACTATTTCGGCACCAGGGACGCTTTACAAAAGAATGTGGCTAAAGAATATGAACGCAACAGGGAAAGATATGCGCTTTTGAAATGGGCTCAGAAGAGTTTTAACAATTTCCGGGTCGTTCCACCCAATTCCGGTATCTGCCACCAGGTGAATCTGGAGTACCTGGTGCAGGTGGTGATGACCGCCGAATTCGACGGTAAAGCAATTGCGTTTCCCGACACCCTGATCGGGACCGACTCGCATACCACCATGATTGACGGCATCGGGGTAATGGGCTGGGGTGTCGGCGGCATTGAGGCTGAGGCCGTCATGTTAGGGCAGCCGTATTATATGTCGATTCCTGAAGTTATCGGCGTAAAGATGGTCGGCGCGCTGAACCAAGGAATCACGGCGACCGATCTCGTGCTGGTGGTGACCGAACTTCTCAGGAAACACAATGTGGTGGAAAAATTCGTAGAATATTTTGGACCCGGAATGAAAAAACTGTCGGTCCCCGACCGGGCAACCATCGCCAACATGACGCCCGAATACGGTGCGACCCTCGGATTTTTTCCGGTGGACGAGAAGACCTTGGAATACCTTCGCCAGACCCATCGGGAAAAACAGGCCGATCTGGTTGAGGCTTACACCCGGAAGGTCGGTCTGTTTTATAGTGGGAAAGAAGATCCGGATTATACCGAGGTCCTCGAGCTCGATCTTTCCACCGTTAAACCTTCTGTTGCCGGTCCGGCTCGACCCCAGGACAGGATCGAGCTCAAAGATCTGAAAAATAAGTTTATCACGGTACTGAGTGGTAAATA
The window above is part of the Candidatus Desulfatibia profunda genome. Proteins encoded here:
- a CDS encoding DUF3047 domain-containing protein, whose translation is MILLSTGIACLLLLAGFSLLRAQATDIIEVGKFSTANAGMDLFSVWKPLTFKKIKQHTSYNLVEDNGVTVVKATSNASASGLIRKIEIDPKLYPVLTWRWKVTKIYEKGDVTKKEGDDYPARIYITFKYEPGNLGFFEKLKYETAKTLYGEYPPIAALNYIWASKAPEGTIVPNPYTDRTMMIVVQSGTQKLNNWVEEARNVYEDYKKAFGEEPPHISGVAIMTDSDNTKESSVAFYGDIIFRMK
- a CDS encoding HlyC/CorC family transporter, with translation MVNQVVALLALLVLSGFFSSAETALFSISKTKARHLAKKKGKTYQLIKKMKDDPHRLLATVLIGNNVVNVAAAALATTVAINIFPNHAVGVATGIMTFLILVFGEVLPKSVATRNNVLIATIIIYPIYWLSILLYPAVIFLNFIPKLTGKIKKTPAVTEEELMTFLEVVEEEGEIKEEEKNLIHKIFEFDDTNASEIMTPRADMFVLEVNEPLRLNELVESGFTRIPIIEGNIDNVIGIINIKDLFLRQATSGQEINIRQIMTKPYFVPENKKLDKLLHQFKKRKHHMGIVVDEHGGVSGLITLEDALEEIVGEIRDESDKEEPYIVERRNREWTVPGKSDIDDVNEALGMNIPEEKEYDTFSGYVLYTIGRIPEEKEKITIGSYEITVEEKDGNRIKKYSVKQLS
- a CDS encoding DEAD/DEAH box helicase, producing the protein MHKTADINEYIQSLLSSKRLGSQVVHHAVLPAKAPKLKQPDRSCSGKLQKIIRTAGINDLYRHQAEAVDYIKSGRHLVVATPTASGKTLIYNIPVLENILRNSAAKALYIFPLKALAQDQLRTFEALSACCREIHPTAAIYDGDTSAWRRKRLREAPPNVLLTNPEMIHLSLLPHHRLWAAFFSDLEIVVIDEVHTYRGVMGSHMAQVFRRLQRICSYYGAAPTFVFCSATVSNPGQLAEQLTGLEVHTITESGAPRGGKHLVFVNPDQSPAQTAILLLKAALHRSLRTIVYTQSRKLAELIAIWAGSQSGSFANRISAYRAGFLPNERREIEMRLAQGDLLAVISTSALELGIDIGDLDLCLLVGYPGSVVATWQRGGRVGRSGQVSALILIAGEDALDQYFMRNPDELIKREPEAAVVNPYNPEILARHLTCAAAELPLKTDEPLMSAGPVKTSVLGLEANGELLRSADGKELYSSRRAPHRHVDLRGVGSRFQIACNQTGESRGEIDGFRAFKETHPGAVYLHKGDTFLVNALDLDTATVKVTQARVDYYTRVRSHKHTEIIEVFAEKPVRGTTVSSGRLKVTDQVSGYEKWQIHTKRKLSIIPLDLPPLIFETEGLWFKIPLEIQRETESRQLHFMGGIHAIEHAAIGIFPLLVMADRNDLGGISTTFHPQTGSAAVFIYDGVPGGAGLSRQAFGRAQQLLTNTYDVIDACNCEYGCPSCVHSPKCGSGNRPIDKAAARFILERLKRGGRVPVAVQQPKEVHDRTEGPFVPVQTDRLAAAGTRHLGRMKLRLRKRTAVRIERPRAEDRAEQNRHYGVIDIETQRSAEDVGGWHRADLMGISCAVLYDSKENEFLEFLENQVSQLIERLQQFEVVVGFNIKRFDYRVLSAYSNFDFKALPTLDILEEIHKRLGYRLSLEHLARITLDVKKTADGLQALRWWKQGRIREIVDYCKNDVAITRDLFLYGKKHGYLLFQNKAGNTVRLPVDW
- a CDS encoding carboxymuconolactone decarboxylase family protein, translating into METYYKPEDLPKFEEIGKEAPDLAKKFFEYYGAVFAEGELTEREKSLIALAVAHAIQCPYCIDAYTQACLEKGSSMAEMTEAIHVVTAIRGGASLVHGIQMRNIAEKLSM
- the arsS gene encoding arsenosugar biosynthesis radical SAM protein ArsS (Some members of this family are selenoproteins.) codes for the protein MAENQTAGGFEPFGQMLCVYGLQLRRDQTHTLQVNVGLLCNQTCRHCHLNAGPARFENMGVDTLDEVVAYAQRSRFETIDITGGAPELNPHIIRIVEMLAAAAPRLMFRTNLSALNDGKRGDLMELLKKLRAVIIASFPALNVSQTDSQRGDGMFRIGIDELRKLNALGYGHSGSGLELNLVSNPTGAFLPPSQAQTEKRFRRVLSDKYGIVFNSLFNFANVPLGRFRRWLVQSGNFQQYIQKLASSFNPCALTGVMCRTLVSVSWDGYLFDCDFNLAAALPMGRRKVHVSEMPGPPEEGSPIAFADHCYTCTAGSGFT